A window from Fodinibius salicampi encodes these proteins:
- the rodA gene encoding rod shape-determining protein RodA, with amino-acid sequence MNRFGEYNWSLGTLWIGLVVVGLVAIYSATQGPVAEFLPGYIQINFYKQLVAFGIGLGILVGLQYINPRTFQEGAFVFYAIGLLLMILTLFIGREVNGAKSWLVLGPVNLQSSELMKIATVLAVASYLTSRRNISADNLKTAVTTVLIILVPTVLVFLQNDTGTAIIFLALIPVVLFWSGLPYGISLFIISPAIIGYVSIISWYWGILAAVVLTLLVFMLQRSTWLTFTSFATGILLVIGVQVALFQILQPHQRARIEAFTDPSFDPQGAGWNIIQAKTAIGSGGVYGKGFMEGTQTQLRFLPEQWTDFIFCVIAEEFGFIGAGIVVLLLLGFTLLLLKAAATHKHPFAQLVMVGVATIFFTHFFINVGSATALIPVIGVPLPFISYGGSALITNTLMLGICLNLDYYKRQFSIYR; translated from the coding sequence ATGAATCGTTTTGGAGAATATAACTGGTCTCTTGGCACTTTATGGATCGGCCTTGTAGTAGTTGGCCTGGTAGCCATTTATAGTGCTACTCAGGGCCCAGTGGCTGAATTCCTGCCTGGTTACATACAAATCAACTTCTATAAGCAATTAGTGGCATTTGGTATCGGCCTGGGAATTCTGGTGGGACTTCAATATATAAATCCGCGTACCTTTCAAGAAGGAGCATTTGTTTTTTATGCTATTGGACTGCTGCTGATGATTCTTACCCTGTTTATTGGCCGGGAGGTTAATGGAGCCAAAAGCTGGTTGGTATTAGGACCTGTTAACCTGCAGTCAAGCGAATTAATGAAAATAGCGACTGTGCTTGCTGTCGCCAGCTACCTGACCAGCCGACGTAATATTTCTGCTGATAATCTTAAGACAGCCGTTACCACTGTACTGATTATCCTCGTCCCCACAGTACTTGTTTTCCTTCAGAACGATACCGGTACGGCCATCATATTTTTGGCGCTTATTCCCGTTGTACTTTTCTGGTCGGGTCTACCTTATGGGATATCCCTGTTTATTATCTCTCCTGCAATCATTGGCTATGTAAGCATAATTAGCTGGTACTGGGGGATTCTTGCCGCTGTAGTATTAACCCTGCTGGTCTTTATGCTTCAGCGAAGCACTTGGCTTACATTTACTTCCTTCGCCACCGGTATTCTCCTTGTGATTGGGGTTCAGGTTGCCCTCTTTCAAATATTACAGCCCCACCAACGTGCACGTATAGAAGCCTTTACCGATCCCTCTTTTGATCCACAGGGCGCTGGATGGAACATCATACAGGCTAAAACCGCTATTGGTTCGGGTGGCGTATACGGAAAAGGATTCATGGAAGGAACCCAAACCCAGCTTCGGTTTCTTCCGGAGCAGTGGACAGATTTTATATTTTGCGTTATTGCTGAAGAATTTGGATTTATAGGAGCTGGAATAGTTGTGCTACTCCTACTCGGATTTACCTTGCTTTTATTAAAAGCTGCAGCGACCCATAAGCATCCATTTGCACAACTTGTAATGGTGGGGGTTGCCACTATATTCTTTACTCATTTCTTCATCAATGTAGGTTCGGCAACGGCGCTTATCCCTGTCATCGGTGTTCCCCTACCCTTTATTAGCTACGGGGGATCAGCACTTATTACGAACACCCTTATGCTGGGAATATGTCTAAACCTCGATTACTATAAGCGACAATTCAGCATCTATCGCTAA
- the bamA gene encoding outer membrane protein assembly factor BamA — protein sequence MKKLLSTLFVLCFVAFSASAQDTSPDSVSINIQNPMNTTPQQYEVLGVEVEGLTTSREEFVIGTSGLEEGSSITIPGQDVGDAIRSLYQTGLFSNIEIIKTGEKGNGIYLKIIVQEQPRLENYEIHGVKSSERSDIREKLSLVPGYAVTESSISQAKSAIKRYYEEEGYWYTEIDVQRSELDETRNRITLEFHINPGERLEVKDITFHGNEKFDDRALQKSLGTISEDRWWKFFSKKLYKEDEFEEAKNNLRSFYREHGFLDFRVTSDSVYTFPYTQQRLYVLSNPAEGLKVDISVYEGPQYKVRDINWEGNTVYTDEELTQTLGFEKGEVFNQTKFNTRLEINQSGPDVTSLYQDIGYLFFRVEENIEVVAEDSVDLNMRIYENEIAYIEEVSFVGNTKTHDDIVRRTLRTVPGQKYSRQNIIRTIRELGQLGYFRQDAIEPNLVPDQENQTVDITYNLDESQSTDNFEFSGGFGGRGIGLILSAKLNFNNFSIQRALRGEGWNPIPSGDGQKLSLGVQVTGSGYQSYSLGFQEPWLGGRPLSLGVNTSYDLIKYRRSDQRNELFSSSISLGRRLDWPDDYFTHRSVLSYQLYDVEGGASFLPEGASSILSIKQILERNSTDNQISPTTGSKIQLSGELAPPLPSFAQYYKLKSSYQNHTTLVGKLVLTNTVEYGYLGYLSQGKRSGFQRFKLGGTQLQQRQSFLDDNIDLRGFPGGQNGSITAFQDGQNVGGRLYSKYSLELRYPAITEQQAQVYPYAFMDAGNAYLNVDQFSPFDVKRSVGLGTRIYLPILGLVDLSYGYRLDGIPNTRVQPGEWQFLFNIGAPF from the coding sequence GTGAAGAAATTATTAAGCACACTTTTTGTACTCTGCTTTGTTGCATTTTCAGCATCAGCCCAGGATACTTCACCCGATAGTGTTTCGATAAATATCCAAAACCCAATGAATACAACGCCTCAGCAGTATGAAGTACTGGGGGTTGAAGTGGAGGGATTAACAACTTCCCGGGAGGAGTTTGTAATTGGAACCAGTGGACTTGAGGAAGGAAGCAGTATTACTATTCCCGGGCAGGATGTGGGAGATGCCATTAGAAGTCTGTATCAAACAGGACTCTTTTCGAATATAGAAATTATTAAAACAGGGGAGAAAGGAAATGGTATTTACCTGAAAATTATTGTTCAGGAACAGCCCCGGCTTGAAAACTATGAAATTCATGGAGTAAAGAGCTCAGAGCGGAGCGATATTAGAGAAAAGCTGTCTCTTGTTCCAGGCTATGCAGTGACAGAATCTTCTATTTCCCAGGCTAAGAGTGCCATAAAGCGCTATTATGAAGAGGAGGGATACTGGTATACCGAAATTGATGTGCAGCGCTCGGAATTGGATGAGACTCGCAATCGAATAACACTGGAGTTCCATATTAATCCGGGAGAGCGCTTAGAGGTAAAAGATATTACTTTCCATGGTAACGAAAAATTTGATGACCGGGCACTCCAGAAGTCATTGGGAACTATTTCGGAAGATCGGTGGTGGAAGTTTTTCTCAAAGAAGCTTTATAAGGAAGATGAATTTGAAGAAGCCAAAAATAACTTAAGAAGCTTTTACCGGGAGCATGGCTTTCTCGATTTCCGGGTAACCTCCGACTCTGTCTATACTTTTCCTTATACCCAGCAAAGACTATATGTGCTTTCCAATCCCGCTGAAGGCTTAAAAGTTGATATTTCAGTATATGAAGGCCCTCAATATAAGGTGAGAGATATTAATTGGGAGGGAAATACTGTTTATACTGATGAGGAACTCACCCAGACACTGGGCTTTGAAAAAGGGGAGGTCTTTAACCAGACAAAATTTAATACCAGACTTGAAATCAATCAGTCAGGTCCTGATGTAACCAGTCTCTACCAAGATATTGGGTACCTGTTTTTCCGGGTAGAAGAAAATATTGAGGTGGTAGCGGAAGATTCAGTTGACCTCAATATGAGAATTTATGAAAATGAAATTGCCTACATTGAGGAAGTTTCTTTTGTAGGGAATACCAAAACCCATGATGATATAGTTCGTCGAACCTTACGGACAGTACCCGGCCAGAAATATAGTCGTCAGAATATTATTAGGACTATACGTGAACTAGGGCAGCTGGGCTATTTCCGACAGGATGCTATTGAACCAAACTTAGTTCCGGATCAGGAAAACCAAACGGTTGATATAACCTACAATTTGGATGAATCCCAGAGTACCGACAATTTTGAGTTCTCCGGAGGATTTGGAGGCCGGGGTATCGGTTTGATTCTTTCAGCGAAGCTGAACTTTAATAACTTTTCCATACAGCGGGCGCTCAGGGGAGAAGGATGGAATCCTATTCCTTCCGGAGATGGTCAGAAGTTATCTCTTGGCGTTCAGGTTACCGGTAGTGGATACCAAAGTTACAGCCTTGGTTTCCAGGAGCCATGGCTTGGAGGTCGGCCGCTTTCGCTTGGGGTAAATACCAGTTACGACCTGATCAAATACCGCAGGTCAGATCAACGCAATGAACTCTTTTCAAGCAGTATATCGCTGGGAAGACGATTAGACTGGCCTGATGACTACTTTACCCATCGAAGTGTGTTATCCTATCAGCTGTATGATGTTGAGGGAGGAGCATCGTTCTTACCTGAAGGGGCTTCCAGTATTTTGAGTATTAAACAGATTTTAGAGCGTAATTCTACTGATAATCAGATTTCCCCTACGACCGGTTCCAAGATTCAGCTTTCTGGTGAATTAGCTCCGCCATTACCTTCATTTGCACAATATTATAAGTTAAAGTCAAGCTACCAGAACCACACAACATTGGTAGGTAAGTTGGTACTGACTAACACCGTTGAGTATGGTTATCTTGGGTATTTGAGTCAGGGCAAGCGCAGTGGTTTTCAGCGCTTTAAACTTGGAGGAACACAACTGCAGCAGCGGCAATCATTCCTGGATGATAATATTGATTTGCGTGGTTTCCCAGGTGGACAGAATGGATCTATTACCGCTTTTCAAGATGGACAGAATGTAGGCGGGCGTTTGTATTCCAAATATTCTCTGGAGTTGCGTTATCCGGCCATTACTGAACAGCAGGCGCAGGTTTATCCCTATGCTTTTATGGATGCTGGTAATGCATACCTGAATGTTGACCAATTTTCTCCCTTTGATGTAAAGCGTTCTGTTGGATTGGGAACGCGTATTTATCTGCCGATATTAGGACTCGTTGATCTCAGTTACGGTTACCGCCTGGACGGAATACCCAATACTCGAGTGCAGCCGGGAGAATGGCAGTTCCTCTTTAATATTGGTGCACCTTTTTAA
- a CDS encoding isoprenyl transferase translates to MEQYSLTNIEQESSDKEAQLRLTDEGKIPQHIAIIMDGNGRWAKSRGNIRSYGHKAGVDSVRDITEACAQIGVKYLTLYAFSTENWGRPKLEVNALMRLLANSLRKEAENLNENNIKLNTIGQIDRFPERCQQELQEAIELTEENDRLNLCLALSYSGRWDITEAVKKLAKRVKKGEIEPDDINDDLIGAHLSTADIPDPDLIIRTSGEYRLSNFLLWQLAYSELYITETYWPDFRRDELYKAIQSFQERERRFGKLSKKEQKKEASLHV, encoded by the coding sequence TTGGAGCAATATTCACTCACAAATATAGAACAGGAAAGTAGCGATAAAGAGGCACAGCTCCGTCTTACAGACGAGGGTAAGATACCTCAGCATATTGCTATTATTATGGATGGTAACGGCCGATGGGCTAAAAGTCGGGGAAATATCCGCTCGTATGGACATAAAGCGGGAGTGGATTCGGTTCGTGATATTACGGAGGCTTGCGCTCAAATAGGAGTAAAATACTTAACTCTCTATGCATTTTCTACGGAAAACTGGGGGCGACCCAAGCTGGAAGTGAATGCTTTAATGCGCTTATTAGCTAATTCCTTGCGTAAGGAGGCGGAGAACTTGAATGAAAATAATATAAAACTGAACACTATTGGTCAGATTGACCGGTTCCCCGAAAGATGTCAGCAAGAACTACAAGAGGCAATCGAGTTAACCGAAGAGAATGATCGTCTTAACTTATGTCTCGCTCTGAGCTATTCCGGCCGCTGGGATATTACTGAAGCCGTTAAGAAGTTGGCTAAACGCGTAAAAAAAGGTGAAATTGAGCCGGATGACATCAATGATGATCTTATAGGAGCCCATTTATCAACCGCGGATATTCCGGACCCGGATTTAATAATTCGAACCAGTGGTGAATATCGCCTCAGTAATTTTCTTTTATGGCAACTAGCTTATTCCGAACTCTATATAACCGAAACTTATTGGCCCGATTTTCGCAGAGATGAATTATATAAAGCTATCCAATCTTTTCAGGAACGTGAACGCAGGTTTGGCAAACTTTCCAAAAAAGAACAAAAGAAAGAGGCGAGTCTGCACGTTTAA
- a CDS encoding OmpH family outer membrane protein: MIRKILSTACLFLFLLSTTAYGQLKVGYMSTQEVLSEHPQRSEVEQQLNSFIKEKRGELENRIANFQDQVAEYQENQGNMTDQQIQQREQELSELEGEIQQFQQTIQGQIQERRSQLLNPLYEAMDQAIAEVAESNNLDFVLNEATNSGDNVIYYAADQQLDITQQVIEHINENATQN, encoded by the coding sequence ATGATTAGAAAAATACTAAGTACAGCTTGCCTGTTTCTTTTTCTTTTAAGTACAACGGCTTACGGGCAGTTGAAAGTCGGATATATGAGTACCCAGGAGGTTCTAAGTGAACATCCCCAGCGCTCAGAAGTAGAACAGCAACTGAATAGCTTTATAAAAGAGAAAAGAGGAGAACTGGAAAATCGGATTGCTAATTTCCAGGATCAGGTTGCTGAGTACCAGGAGAATCAGGGAAATATGACTGATCAGCAAATTCAGCAAAGAGAGCAGGAACTTTCTGAGTTAGAAGGAGAAATACAGCAGTTTCAGCAAACCATACAAGGACAAATTCAAGAGCGTCGATCCCAGCTGCTTAATCCGTTGTATGAAGCTATGGATCAGGCGATTGCTGAGGTAGCGGAAAGTAATAACCTTGATTTTGTACTCAATGAGGCGACAAATAGTGGAGATAACGTGATCTACTATGCTGCTGATCAACAGTTGGATATTACTCAGCAGGTGATTGAACATATTAATGAGAATGCGACACAGAACTAA
- a CDS encoding PHP domain-containing protein, translated as MAKADLHIHTLASDGHIDPKEAVRYAEKHNLEVISITDHDTIKGYQEATEEAEKRDIKLLPGIEITSDFKDRECHLLAYCFDPNHSAIKKLVWHHYQSRLKRGSWIIEQLRNQGMELDLEEVKAEARGGNIGRPHIAAVLENKGYVASFKEAFIRYLSDDQLGNIYNEYYSHHQVIDIIREAGGAVVIAHPGRLYSEEELESLVEAGVDGIEVIHPSHNYQTQKQMEEFADRHNLLKTGGSDFHGSNKKYQKYFGVVTINTKYVYRLLRLTNQRKETIA; from the coding sequence GTGGCTAAAGCAGACCTGCATATACATACCCTTGCCTCAGATGGACATATAGATCCAAAGGAAGCGGTTCGTTATGCAGAAAAGCATAATCTGGAAGTTATTTCTATTACAGATCATGATACTATAAAAGGATATCAGGAGGCAACCGAAGAGGCCGAAAAAAGAGATATAAAACTACTTCCCGGTATAGAGATAACCTCTGATTTTAAAGATCGGGAGTGTCATCTTCTCGCCTATTGTTTTGATCCAAATCACTCGGCAATTAAGAAACTGGTCTGGCATCATTATCAGTCTCGTCTTAAACGTGGGAGCTGGATTATTGAACAGCTAAGGAATCAGGGTATGGAGTTAGATTTGGAAGAAGTGAAGGCCGAAGCCAGAGGCGGGAACATCGGCCGCCCCCATATTGCGGCTGTACTAGAGAATAAAGGCTATGTTGCTTCTTTTAAAGAAGCATTTATTCGATATCTGAGTGATGATCAGTTAGGAAATATATACAATGAATATTATAGTCATCATCAGGTCATTGATATCATAAGGGAGGCCGGGGGAGCGGTAGTAATAGCACATCCGGGCAGATTATATTCTGAAGAAGAACTGGAAAGTCTGGTAGAGGCAGGAGTTGACGGAATTGAAGTTATACATCCAAGCCACAATTATCAGACACAAAAACAAATGGAAGAGTTCGCCGACCGGCATAATTTGTTAAAAACCGGGGGCAGTGATTTCCATGGAAGTAATAAAAAATACCAAAAATACTTTGGGGTTGTAACAATTAATACTAAATATGTGTATCGGTTGTTGCGCCTAACGAATCAACGTAAAGAAACAATAGCGTAA
- a CDS encoding OmpH family outer membrane protein — translation MIKRILPVLFIFLLVGGFSNTSFAQVQNDDLTIGYVDPQAILSKMPEMKAVQQRLQNFMESKREEFASKQEEYQQKVAEYQDKESVISEDAKQQEEERLGQMGAELQQYQSQLQQEIQQKQQELVGPLLDQIDSAINTVANERGLSYVLNTTTSNGDVILLYVSDEAQQQYDITDEVMDELDM, via the coding sequence ATGATTAAACGAATACTACCAGTTTTATTTATTTTTCTTTTAGTCGGTGGGTTTTCTAATACCTCCTTTGCTCAAGTCCAGAATGACGATTTAACAATCGGATATGTAGATCCTCAGGCAATTCTGAGTAAAATGCCGGAGATGAAAGCCGTTCAACAACGGCTCCAGAATTTTATGGAAAGCAAACGAGAAGAGTTTGCTTCTAAACAGGAGGAGTACCAGCAGAAAGTAGCTGAGTATCAAGATAAAGAATCGGTTATATCCGAAGATGCCAAGCAACAGGAAGAAGAACGTTTGGGACAAATGGGGGCAGAACTTCAACAGTATCAGTCCCAGCTTCAGCAAGAGATCCAGCAAAAACAGCAAGAATTAGTGGGACCTCTGTTAGACCAAATTGATTCTGCTATTAATACAGTGGCTAATGAAAGGGGACTTTCTTATGTGTTGAACACGACGACCAGTAATGGAGACGTAATCCTTCTCTATGTTTCTGATGAAGCACAACAGCAATATGATATAACGGATGAAGTGATGGATGAGCTGGATATGTAG
- a CDS encoding OmpH family outer membrane protein, with the protein MVRVNTYTILLVVLLFGSLSIAHGQQQKIGYVDTDQILSEMPEYEGVQQQLQVISSEWNSQLKKMEEEINQLKEDFESREILYTEEQREQVQQKIQKLVTEREQFMDQKFGEEGEYFQKQKELLEPIQRKVFEAVNIIAKRNNFDFIFDRAQNTNMLYGNQEFNLNEEVLQELGLTLNESSN; encoded by the coding sequence ATGGTTAGGGTAAATACATATACTATACTTCTGGTTGTGTTATTATTTGGCAGTTTATCGATTGCCCATGGACAACAGCAGAAAATAGGATATGTAGATACCGACCAGATTTTATCAGAAATGCCTGAATATGAAGGGGTACAACAACAGCTGCAGGTGATAAGCTCCGAATGGAATAGCCAGCTGAAGAAAATGGAGGAGGAGATTAATCAGTTGAAGGAAGATTTTGAGTCCAGGGAGATTCTGTATACTGAGGAGCAGCGAGAACAAGTACAACAAAAAATCCAAAAACTCGTTACTGAACGTGAGCAGTTTATGGATCAAAAGTTCGGTGAAGAAGGGGAATATTTTCAAAAACAGAAAGAATTATTAGAACCAATACAGCGCAAGGTTTTTGAGGCTGTAAATATTATAGCCAAACGTAATAATTTTGATTTTATATTCGATCGTGCACAAAATACCAACATGCTCTATGGTAACCAGGAATTTAATTTAAATGAAGAGGTACTACAAGAGCTGGGGCTTACGTTAAATGAGTCCAGCAATTAA
- the ribH gene encoding 6,7-dimethyl-8-ribityllumazine synthase, which translates to MAPQIISGNKNISDCTVGIAVANWNSFITDELLEGALNIFTQKGFSDTDIIVARCPGAYEIPFTARKLLEKTDGVVTLGAVIRGDTPHFHYVCDAVNRGVTDLNMKGNKPVVFGVLTTDNVQQAQERSGIVEGKGNKGAEAALALIEMISLSRHIDQL; encoded by the coding sequence ATGGCTCCTCAAATAATTTCTGGAAATAAAAACATTTCCGATTGTACGGTGGGCATTGCTGTGGCCAATTGGAATTCATTTATAACGGATGAGCTGTTAGAAGGCGCATTGAATATATTTACTCAAAAAGGCTTCTCTGACACAGATATTATCGTCGCCCGTTGCCCCGGAGCGTACGAGATTCCCTTCACCGCTCGAAAGTTATTAGAAAAAACAGATGGAGTGGTTACTCTTGGGGCCGTTATTCGCGGAGATACTCCTCATTTTCACTATGTTTGCGATGCAGTTAACCGCGGAGTAACCGATTTAAATATGAAAGGCAATAAACCGGTTGTTTTTGGTGTTTTGACTACAGACAATGTCCAACAGGCGCAGGAACGCTCTGGTATTGTTGAAGGTAAAGGGAATAAAGGAGCCGAAGCCGCACTGGCACTTATAGAGATGATAAGTTTGAGCCGGCATATTGATCAATTATAA
- a CDS encoding ribonuclease HII: MAENKVQNIDRLQFERQLWSEGFDRVMGLDEVGRGCLAGPVVAGGVIFKPGTFVEEIRDSKTISLKERMSLTEKIKELASFWTVQWCMPAEIDELNILHASIKAMHRCTEAKKARPDYLLVDGNRFSAGLCPHKCLVKGDDRSMSIAAASIIAKVFRDKWMIELHKEYPYYGWDTNVGYPTAQHYSGLEEYGYTEYHRQSFKLRTDKEVMLEET, encoded by the coding sequence ATGGCAGAAAATAAAGTGCAAAATATAGATCGCCTTCAATTTGAGCGCCAGCTTTGGTCAGAAGGGTTTGATAGAGTTATGGGGCTGGATGAAGTGGGACGAGGATGCCTTGCAGGACCTGTAGTAGCAGGAGGAGTTATTTTTAAACCGGGAACCTTTGTTGAGGAAATTCGGGATAGCAAAACTATTTCCCTGAAAGAAAGAATGTCGTTGACTGAGAAGATAAAAGAACTCGCTTCTTTTTGGACTGTTCAATGGTGTATGCCGGCCGAGATCGATGAACTGAATATATTACATGCATCTATTAAAGCAATGCACCGGTGCACTGAAGCAAAAAAAGCCCGGCCGGATTATCTGTTGGTAGATGGAAACCGATTTAGCGCGGGACTGTGTCCGCATAAATGTTTGGTCAAAGGAGATGACCGTTCGATGAGTATTGCAGCTGCTTCTATTATTGCCAAGGTTTTCAGAGATAAATGGATGATTGAATTACATAAGGAGTATCCTTATTACGGCTGGGATACCAATGTGGGTTATCCTACAGCCCAACATTACAGTGGACTGGAGGAGTATGGCTATACAGAATATCATCGGCAAAGCTTTAAATTGCGTACAGACAAGGAAGTAATGCTGGAGGAAACTTAG
- a CDS encoding vWA domain-containing protein: MHFKYREWNPNIDKKSPNQSPFDTLMDLFEELLTIASGDVSQALRWMADIDDEYGITNQFDDFDLDDFVDELKERGYIEQDQEENMLVITRKAERSLRKHSLEEIFKHLDKGAAGRHKTDHTGEGLERQPETRQWQQGDDLTNIDSVGTMMNMFKHSSIDQMDLKERDIRVHNTDHHTSVATVLLIDLSHSMVLYGEDRITPAKKVAMALSELILNNYANDSLDIVAFGNEAWKVGIEDLPYLKVGPYHTNTQQALQMARHILHRRKYANKQIFMITDGKPSCIIENGRLYKNSVGLDRKIVNKVLDEAVKCRRDKIDITTFMIARDPYLQNFVRELTEANKGRAYFASLDNLGGYIFEDYIRNRKRRVK, from the coding sequence ATGCATTTCAAGTATCGAGAATGGAATCCCAATATAGATAAAAAATCACCTAATCAGTCTCCTTTTGATACCCTCATGGATTTATTTGAGGAGTTGCTTACCATAGCAAGCGGAGACGTCTCTCAGGCTTTGCGTTGGATGGCTGATATTGATGACGAATATGGTATTACAAACCAATTTGATGATTTTGATCTGGATGATTTCGTAGACGAACTCAAAGAAAGGGGGTATATAGAGCAAGACCAAGAAGAAAATATGCTCGTCATTACCCGAAAGGCAGAGCGAAGTCTTCGGAAACATTCACTCGAAGAAATTTTCAAACATCTTGACAAAGGAGCGGCAGGGAGGCACAAGACTGATCATACGGGAGAGGGACTCGAGCGCCAACCGGAAACACGCCAATGGCAGCAGGGAGATGACTTAACCAATATTGATAGTGTTGGCACGATGATGAATATGTTTAAGCATAGTAGCATCGATCAGATGGATTTGAAAGAAAGGGATATCAGGGTACATAATACCGATCATCATACTTCTGTGGCTACCGTCTTACTCATTGATTTAAGCCACTCCATGGTCTTATACGGCGAAGATCGCATCACACCAGCTAAAAAAGTAGCTATGGCCCTTTCTGAACTTATTCTCAATAATTACGCTAATGATTCGCTTGATATCGTAGCCTTTGGCAATGAGGCTTGGAAAGTAGGTATCGAGGACCTTCCTTATCTCAAGGTTGGTCCCTACCATACCAACACTCAACAAGCGCTGCAGATGGCCAGACATATTTTACACCGCCGTAAATATGCCAACAAGCAAATATTTATGATCACAGATGGCAAACCCTCATGTATCATAGAAAATGGTCGGCTGTACAAAAATAGCGTTGGACTGGATCGCAAGATTGTCAATAAGGTGCTGGATGAAGCCGTGAAGTGCCGTCGCGATAAAATTGATATAACAACATTTATGATTGCCCGGGATCCGTACCTTCAGAATTTTGTCCGCGAGCTAACCGAAGCTAATAAAGGTCGGGCATACTTTGCATCATTGGATAATCTGGGCGGATATATTTTTGAAGACTACATCCGCAACCGTAAAAGAAGAGTCAAATAA